Proteins encoded by one window of Canis lupus dingo isolate Sandy chromosome 10, ASM325472v2, whole genome shotgun sequence:
- the LOC125755972 gene encoding uncharacterized protein LOC125755972 isoform X2, whose translation MSCALGCGDAGRCGRGSPAVDGGGGGACRRDAQPCRPRKDNPGDPSSRGQSGQLRRGRRCAAGAEPRIHLLRRPPRSPQLSPPRLCGPRWSPCRSGLPADPADPRLLTPHPEQSPARTWAVVSDAVGCVEGALRPVAQVGQHQAPVTQITMSVYTVAALPGPWGCSRDSTTACSALAPWPSPSLPTATLPAHGAQTVPLLGVHI comes from the exons ATGAGCTGCGCCCTTGGGTGTGGTGACGCCGGGAGGTGCGGGCGCGGTTCACCTGCAGTAGACGGCGGAGGCGGAGGAGCCTGCAGACGCGATGCTCAGCCCTGTAGGCCGAGGAAGGACAACCCGGGGGATCCCAGCTCCAGGGGACAATCGGGGCAACTTCGTAGGGGTCGGAG GTGTGCGGCGGGCGCAGAACCGCGGATCCACCTGCTTCGCCGCCCCCCACGGTCCCCCCAACTATCCCCCCCCCGGCTCTGCGGGCCTCGGTGGTCACCTTGCCGCAGTGGCCTCCCGGCGGACCCCGCGGACCCCCGCCTGCTGACCCCACACCCCGAGCAAAGCCCCGCGAGGACCTGGGCCGTGGTTTCGGATGCAGTCGGCTGCGTGGAGGGAGCGCTGCGCCCGGTGGCCCAGGTGGGGCAGCATCAGGCCCCCGTGACCCAG ATCACCATGTCCGTCTACACCGTGGCAGCTCTCCCAGGTCCTTGGGGCTGCAGCCGGGACAGCACCACTGCCTGTTCCGCCCTTGCCCCTTGGCCCTCTCCCAGCCTGCCCACCGCCACCCTTCCCGCTCACGGTGCACAGACAGTCCCGCTCCTGGGGGTCCACATCTGA
- the LOC125755972 gene encoding uncharacterized protein LOC125755972 isoform X1 has product MSCALGCGDAGRCGRGSPAVDGGGGGACRRDAQPCRPRKDNPGDPSSRGQSGQLRRGRRCAAGAEPRIHLLRRPPRSPQLSPPRLCGPRWSPCRSGLPADPADPRLLTPHPEQSPARTWAVVSDAVGCVEGALRPVAQVGQHQAPVTQVGQHQAPLTQITMSVYTVAALPGPWGCSRDSTTACSALAPWPSPSLPTATLPAHGAQTVPLLGVHI; this is encoded by the exons ATGAGCTGCGCCCTTGGGTGTGGTGACGCCGGGAGGTGCGGGCGCGGTTCACCTGCAGTAGACGGCGGAGGCGGAGGAGCCTGCAGACGCGATGCTCAGCCCTGTAGGCCGAGGAAGGACAACCCGGGGGATCCCAGCTCCAGGGGACAATCGGGGCAACTTCGTAGGGGTCGGAG GTGTGCGGCGGGCGCAGAACCGCGGATCCACCTGCTTCGCCGCCCCCCACGGTCCCCCCAACTATCCCCCCCCCGGCTCTGCGGGCCTCGGTGGTCACCTTGCCGCAGTGGCCTCCCGGCGGACCCCGCGGACCCCCGCCTGCTGACCCCACACCCCGAGCAAAGCCCCGCGAGGACCTGGGCCGTGGTTTCGGATGCAGTCGGCTGCGTGGAGGGAGCGCTGCGCCCGGTGGCCCAGGTGGGGCAGCATCAGGCCCCCGTGACCCAGGTGGGGCAGCATCAGGCCCCCCTGACCCAG ATCACCATGTCCGTCTACACCGTGGCAGCTCTCCCAGGTCCTTGGGGCTGCAGCCGGGACAGCACCACTGCCTGTTCCGCCCTTGCCCCTTGGCCCTCTCCCAGCCTGCCCACCGCCACCCTTCCCGCTCACGGTGCACAGACAGTCCCGCTCCTGGGGGTCCACATCTGA
- the LOC125755972 gene encoding uncharacterized protein LOC125755972 isoform X3, protein MSCALGCGDAGRCGRGSPAVDGGGGGACRRDAQPCRPRKDNPGDPSSRGQSGQLRRGRRCAAGAEPRIHLLRRPPRSPQLSPPRLCGPRWSPCRSGLPADPADPRLLTPHPEQSPARTWAVVSDAVGCVEGALRPVAQITMSVYTVAALPGPWGCSRDSTTACSALAPWPSPSLPTATLPAHGAQTVPLLGVHI, encoded by the exons ATGAGCTGCGCCCTTGGGTGTGGTGACGCCGGGAGGTGCGGGCGCGGTTCACCTGCAGTAGACGGCGGAGGCGGAGGAGCCTGCAGACGCGATGCTCAGCCCTGTAGGCCGAGGAAGGACAACCCGGGGGATCCCAGCTCCAGGGGACAATCGGGGCAACTTCGTAGGGGTCGGAG GTGTGCGGCGGGCGCAGAACCGCGGATCCACCTGCTTCGCCGCCCCCCACGGTCCCCCCAACTATCCCCCCCCCGGCTCTGCGGGCCTCGGTGGTCACCTTGCCGCAGTGGCCTCCCGGCGGACCCCGCGGACCCCCGCCTGCTGACCCCACACCCCGAGCAAAGCCCCGCGAGGACCTGGGCCGTGGTTTCGGATGCAGTCGGCTGCGTGGAGGGAGCGCTGCGCCCGGTGGCCCAG ATCACCATGTCCGTCTACACCGTGGCAGCTCTCCCAGGTCCTTGGGGCTGCAGCCGGGACAGCACCACTGCCTGTTCCGCCCTTGCCCCTTGGCCCTCTCCCAGCCTGCCCACCGCCACCCTTCCCGCTCACGGTGCACAGACAGTCCCGCTCCTGGGGGTCCACATCTGA